The following proteins come from a genomic window of Triticum aestivum cultivar Chinese Spring chromosome 6A, IWGSC CS RefSeq v2.1, whole genome shotgun sequence:
- the LOC123128132 gene encoding protein RADIALIS-like 4 translates to MSSSWTAKQNKIFETALATYDEDTPDRWQKVARAVGDGKSVDEVKRHYEELLKDLHHIEYAGGRRGSLYNISGASSSNSNSWGSANEDHRRRYLNPQ, encoded by the exons ATGAGTTCATCGTGGACAGCAAAACAGAACAAGATCTTTGAGACGGCACTAGCGACGTATGACGAGGACACACCAGACCGCTGGCAGAAGGTGGCACGAGCAGTCGGTGATGGGAAGTCAGTCGATGAAGTGAAGAGGCACTATGAAGAGCTGCTGAAGGACCTGCATCACATTGAGTATGCAGGAGGCCGTCGCGGATCCCTCTACAACATCTCCGGCGCTAGCAGTAGCAACAGCAACTCCTGGGGCAGTGCCAATGAGGACCACAG GAGAAGGTACCTCAATCCTCAGTGA
- the LOC123128133 gene encoding chromatin modification-related protein MEAF6 has product MDSGGGGGGSHKAASGSAPSAAAAAPNPTAMLSALMGKRAKLQEEVRSIERQVYDMETTYLQESNQFGSVLKGFESFLSSSKNTANLKRSRKFQVDERLFSLSSVTSPAVEEQLAARDEAREYAGRSKGASTPANGQGKPKKGGRPGGRDGKRIRPSNDPDLDDEDDY; this is encoded by the exons ATGGACTCAGGGGGCGGAGGAGGGGGGTCGCACAAGGCCGCGTCGGGCTCCgcgccgtcggcggcggcggcggcgccgaacCCCACGGCGATGCTCTCGGCCCTGATGGGCAAGCGCGCCAAGCTCCAGGAGGAGGTCCGCTCCATCGAGCGGCAG GTTTATGATATGGAGACCACCTACCTACAAGAATCTAATCAATTCGGAAGCGTGCTGAAGGGTTTTGAATCATTCTTGTCATCGTCAAAAAACACTGCTAA CCTCAAGCGGTCAAGGAAGTTTCAGGTTGATGAGAGACTATTCTCTCTGTCATCGGTTACTTCTCCAGCG GTTGAAGAACAACTGGCTGCGCGAGATG AGGCAAGAGAATATGCAGGTCGTTCAAAGGGCGCAAGCACTCCAGCTAATGGCCA AGGGAAACCAAAGAAGGGAGGGCGTCCTGGAGGGAGAGACGGCAAGAGAATACGCCCATCGAACGATCCAGACTTGGACGATGAAGATGACTACTAA